The proteins below are encoded in one region of Apium graveolens cultivar Ventura chromosome 4, ASM990537v1, whole genome shotgun sequence:
- the LOC141719735 gene encoding E3 ubiquitin-protein ligase WAV3-like: MVLGWRRAFCTSIPRDPESKNKNQQDQQHKQSHNSTPISTPKIGTKFTGFFSNPSTPRLQTQPVSSSGLRCRTSASTPVSAPGSPKLQCKTAKNSPIFHRSNPSSPKSPSTFSLLRSTLRLSKTRCGICLQSVKTGQGMAIFTAECSHPFHFPCIASHVKKQNQLICPVCNSTWKELPLLSIHPSNQRSSSLVDEKKREVVSRNDAKSDYNNTQRKQYMRPDLKVYNDDEPLMSPTSVARFNPIPELDENEDEDSESNNCQEFQGFFVNGGTSPVVSNYRNVDVRLLPEAAVVSIGRSYETYAIIIKVKAPQASDKAVRRVPIDLVTVLDVGASMTAEKMLMTKRAMRSVVSSLSSADRLSIVAFSGTSKRLLPLRRMTSNGKRSARRIIDALAVLDGVSSANDALKKAVKVLEDRRERNTTCSVMVLSDGCDDRERFPGNHIRQSSFVFSTRYTQQNIPVHSIGFNQDARGNSPESFAKCVGGLLSVVVQDLKLQLGFVSGSAPAEIAAVYSFTARPASLGSGCVTIGDCYPEEERELLVELKVPSSATGAHHVLSVRCCFRDPSTHETVYGKEQALLVPRPHAVRSSTPSIQRLRNLFLSTRAIAESRRLVERNDLTGAQHMLGSAKALLLQSSSAEAEEFIRGLEIELAEVNRRRQNQNQRSPTIVKGREFAFVDEKGEPLTPTSAWRAAEKLAKVAIMRKSVNRVSDLHGFEDARF, translated from the exons ATGGTTCTGGGATGGAGAAGAGCATTTTGCACATCAATACCTAGAGATCCAGAGTCTAAAAATAAAAACCAGCAAGATCAGCAACACAAACAAAGCCACAATTCCACACCAATTTCAACTCCTAAAATTGGTACTAAATTCACTGGATTCTTTTCCAATCCTTCTACACCTCGGTTACAAACTCAGCCTGTCTCGAGTTCAGGTCTCAGATGTCGAACCTCAGCTAGCACACCTGTTTCAGCTCCTGGAAGTCCAAAGCTACAATGCAAAACTGCTAAAAACAGTCCAATTTTTCACCGTTCTAATCCTTCCTCTCCTAAGTCACCTTCCACTTTTTCTCTGCTCAGATCAACTTTACGTCTTTCCAAA ACTCGATGTGGAATATGCTTACAAAGTGTAAAAACAGGCCAGGGAATGGCGATTTTTACAGCTGAGTGTTCACATCCGTTTCATTTTCCTTGCATTGCTTCTCATGTGAAAAAACAGAATCAGCTTATTTGTCCTGTTTGTAACTCTACCTGGAAAGAGCTTCCGTTACTATCCATACATCCAAGCAATCAACGATCTTCTTCTTTGGTTGATGAGAAGAAACGAGAGGTTGTTTCGAGAAATGATGCAAAATCAGATTACAACAATACTCAGAGGAAACAATACATGCGGCCTGATTTGAAAGTTTACAACGACGATGAGCCCCTGATGTCGCCTACATCTGTTGCGAGGTTCAACCCGATTCCTGAATTAGACGAGAATGAAGACGAAGATAGCGAAAGCAATAATTGTCAAGAGTTTCAGGGATTTTTTGTTAACGGCGGTACTAGTCCTGTTGTGTCGAATTACAGAAATGTTGATGTGAGATTATTGCCCGAAGCTGCTGTGGTTTCTATTGGCAGGAGTTACGAAACATATGCCATTATAATTAAAGTGAAAGCTcctcaggccagtgataaggcCGTGCGTAGAGTGCCCATTGATTTGGTCACTGTACTTGATGTTGGTGCAAGTATGACAGCTGAGAAGATGTTAATGACTAAGCGAGCTATGAGATCAGTGGTTTCCTCACTCTCATCAGCTGATCGGCTTTCCATTGTTGCATTCTCCGGGACTTCAAAGCGGTTGTTACCGCTCCGGAGAATGACTTCCAATGGAAAGAGATCAGCGCGTCGCATAATCGACGCGCTGGCTGTGCTGGACGGAGTATCGAGTGCGAATGATGCTTTGAAAAAGGCTGTTAAAGTTCTAGAAGATCGTAGGGAAAGAAACACTACTTGTAGTGTAATGGTTTTATCTGATGGTTGCGATGATAGGGAGAGATTTCCCGGTAATCATATACGGCAGTCGTCGTTCGTGTTCTCCACGCGCTACACTCAACAAAACATTCCGGTGCATTCTATTGGATTTAATCAGGACGCGCGTGGGAACTCACCTGAATCTTTTGCGAAATGTGTTGGTGGTTTGTTAAGTGTAGTTGTCCAGGATCTAAAGCTTCAACTCGGGTTCGTTTCCGGTTCAGCACCGGCTGAGATAGCAGCGGTTTACTCATTCACCGCCCGACCTGCTTCACTCGGGTCGGGTTGTGTAACCATAGGAGATTGTTATCcagaagaagaaagagagttaCTAGTTGAACTGAAAGTGCCTTCATCTGCAACCGGGGCCCACCATGTACTGTCCGTCCGATGTTGTTTCAGAGACCCGTCAACTCACGAAACTGTTTACGGTAAAGAGCAAGCTCTGTTAGTGCCACGTCCTCACGCCGTTAGATCATCAACACCAAGCATCCAACGTTTGAGAAACCTGTTTTTATCCACTCGAGCCATAGCTGAGTCACGCAGACTAGTCGAGCGTAATGACTTGACCGGGGCGCAGCACATGCTTGGTTCGGCTAAGGCTTTGTTATTACAATCAAGCTCGGCTGAAGCCGAGGAGTTTATTAGAGGCTTGGAAATTGAGCTAGCTGAAGTGAATCGTAGACGTCAGAATCAAAATCAACGGTCACCAACGATTGTAAAAGGAAGAGAATTTGCATTTGTTGATGAGAAAGGTGAGCCGTTGACGCCAACATCGGCTTGGAGAGCGGCTGAGAAGCTGGCTAAAGTAGCAATAATGAGAAAGTCGGTGAATAGAGTCAGCGACTTACACGGCTTTGAAGACGCCAGATTTTAG